From Prevotella melaninogenica, the proteins below share one genomic window:
- a CDS encoding RagB/SusD family nutrient uptake outer membrane protein codes for MKKINIYKAITACTFASAVLISMPSCTDGFQEANRPGTGASLEDLSRDNYQTSSFLVQMENEAFPEQENAYQMNEDLIGNYLGRYMTYANNGFAEKNFARLNAPNGWVRYPFKDSMTKTVSAFKAIDNVTKGEGPVYAWALILRAQSFMRLTDMYGPLPIGADATDGNAYSSQEDVYKSIIADLNKATDVIKPLVASNPNVTIAEELDKVYQGKMAKWLKYANSLKLRIAIRIRYVEPTLAKQLGEQAVQDGVITSNDDNCAIAYTPNGQYKTSVEWGDSRACADLESFLTGYNDPRLTKFFSPVEGGIRSVIGCRAAAKIGNKTTAGKAYSAANIKQDSKGVWLTASEMAFCRAEGALAGWSNMGGTAKSLYEEGVKLSFEQWGAGSATAYLADNTSTEKNYVDPISEYGGDVSAVSNITIKWDDSATDEQKMERLITQKWIAMFPNGQEGWSEIRRTGYPKVFPLAQSTDYSIQVANRIPFDIDEATNNKANYIKAVQLLKGNDDYATKMWWQR; via the coding sequence ATGAAAAAGATTAATATATATAAAGCCATCACTGCCTGCACATTCGCAAGTGCGGTGTTAATCTCAATGCCATCTTGTACAGATGGTTTTCAGGAGGCAAACCGTCCAGGTACAGGTGCTTCTCTCGAAGACCTGTCACGCGACAACTATCAAACCTCTTCTTTCCTCGTACAGATGGAGAACGAGGCTTTCCCTGAGCAGGAGAATGCTTACCAGATGAACGAAGACCTTATCGGTAACTACTTGGGTCGTTACATGACCTATGCTAACAATGGTTTCGCTGAGAAGAACTTTGCTCGTCTCAATGCTCCTAATGGTTGGGTACGCTATCCGTTTAAGGATTCTATGACAAAGACGGTGTCTGCTTTCAAGGCGATTGACAACGTGACAAAGGGCGAAGGACCAGTTTATGCTTGGGCTTTGATTCTCCGTGCACAGTCGTTCATGCGTCTTACAGATATGTACGGACCACTTCCTATCGGTGCTGATGCTACTGACGGTAATGCTTACTCTTCTCAAGAGGATGTTTACAAGAGCATTATCGCTGACCTCAACAAGGCAACAGACGTTATCAAACCATTGGTTGCTTCTAACCCTAATGTTACTATTGCAGAAGAGTTAGACAAGGTTTATCAGGGTAAGATGGCTAAATGGTTGAAGTATGCGAACTCTTTGAAGCTTCGTATTGCTATCCGCATCCGTTATGTTGAGCCAACATTGGCTAAGCAGTTGGGCGAGCAGGCTGTACAGGACGGTGTGATTACAAGCAATGACGACAACTGCGCTATTGCTTATACACCAAACGGACAGTATAAGACATCTGTAGAGTGGGGTGATAGCCGTGCTTGTGCCGACCTTGAGAGCTTCCTCACAGGTTATAACGACCCACGTTTGACGAAGTTCTTCAGCCCAGTAGAGGGCGGTATTCGTTCAGTAATCGGCTGTCGTGCTGCTGCAAAGATTGGTAATAAGACCACAGCAGGTAAGGCTTACTCTGCTGCTAACATTAAGCAGGATAGCAAGGGCGTATGGCTCACGGCTTCTGAGATGGCTTTCTGTCGTGCAGAAGGTGCGTTGGCAGGATGGAGTAACATGGGCGGTACCGCTAAGAGCCTCTATGAAGAAGGTGTGAAACTCTCCTTCGAGCAGTGGGGTGCAGGTTCTGCAACAGCCTACTTGGCTGATAACACATCAACCGAGAAGAATTATGTTGACCCAATCAGCGAGTACGGTGGTGATGTTAGTGCTGTCAGCAATATCACTATCAAGTGGGACGACTCAGCTACTGATGAGCAGAAGATGGAGCGTCTGATTACTCAGAAGTGGATTGCAATGTTCCCTAACGGTCAGGAAGGCTGGAGCGAAATCCGTCGTACAGGCTATCCAAAGGTGTTCCCTCTGGCACAGTCAACAGACTATAGCATCCAGGTTGCTAACCGTATCCCATTTGATATTGATGAGGCTACCAATAACAAGGCAAACTATATTAAGGCTGTACAGCTGTTAAAGGGTAATGACGACTATGCAACCAAGATGTGGTGGCAGCGTTAA
- a CDS encoding glycoside hydrolase family 18 has protein sequence MKNLIKIFLLSACAATAFTACSDWTETEAKDGADLTHTNKSEAYYAQLRDYKKTDHSVAFGWFGNWTGTGVTHENSLAGLPDSTDFVSLWGNWKNPTEAMLKDLRFVQKTKGTKVLISCLVFDIGDQITPTQTDKSITWKEWRHKFWGWGSDEASQIAATEKYANAICDTIAKYGYDGFDLDAEPSYAQPFQTDKELWQNAKVMEAFVKTMGKRIGPKSGTDKMFVIDGEPDAMAAQYGEYFNYFILQAYSSSGNSDLNGRFATQADHFKQYLTAEQVAKKLIVCENFENYAGKGGVSFRLDNGQTLPSLLGMAYWNPVYNGVTFRKGGVGTYHMEYEYTVSGQTGNYPFLRKAIQIMNPSIQ, from the coding sequence ATGAAGAATTTAATAAAGATATTCTTGCTTTCAGCCTGCGCTGCAACGGCTTTCACTGCCTGCAGCGACTGGACTGAGACAGAGGCAAAGGACGGAGCTGACCTTACTCACACAAATAAGTCAGAGGCTTATTATGCTCAACTTCGCGACTATAAGAAGACTGACCACTCTGTAGCTTTCGGTTGGTTCGGTAACTGGACGGGTACTGGTGTTACACATGAGAACTCTTTGGCAGGTCTTCCTGACAGTACTGACTTCGTTTCTCTTTGGGGAAACTGGAAGAATCCAACAGAGGCTATGCTGAAGGATCTCCGCTTTGTTCAGAAGACAAAGGGTACAAAGGTGCTTATCAGTTGCCTTGTATTTGACATTGGTGACCAGATTACTCCAACTCAAACAGACAAGTCCATCACTTGGAAAGAGTGGCGTCATAAGTTCTGGGGATGGGGCAGCGATGAGGCTTCACAGATTGCAGCGACTGAGAAGTATGCAAATGCTATCTGCGACACTATCGCTAAGTATGGTTATGATGGTTTCGACCTCGATGCTGAGCCTTCATATGCTCAGCCTTTCCAGACCGATAAGGAGCTTTGGCAAAACGCTAAGGTGATGGAGGCTTTCGTAAAGACAATGGGCAAGCGCATCGGTCCTAAGTCTGGAACTGATAAGATGTTCGTTATCGATGGTGAGCCTGACGCTATGGCTGCTCAGTATGGCGAATACTTCAATTACTTCATTCTTCAGGCATATAGCTCTTCTGGTAACAGTGACCTAAACGGTCGATTTGCTACTCAGGCAGACCATTTCAAGCAGTATCTTACAGCTGAACAGGTAGCAAAGAAGCTTATCGTCTGCGAGAACTTTGAGAACTATGCTGGTAAGGGTGGTGTAAGCTTCCGTTTAGACAATGGTCAGACCCTCCCTTCTCTCTTAGGTATGGCTTACTGGAACCCTGTTTACAATGGCGTAACCTTTCGTAAGGGTGGTGTAGGAACCTATCACATGGAGTACGAGTATACAGTATCTGGACAGACAGGTAACTATCCTTTCTTGCGCAAGGCTATCCAGATTATGAATCCATCAATCCAATAA
- a CDS encoding DUF1735 and LamG domain-containing protein encodes MKYNISKLFIGAVAMASLTMLASCENAEYSPLSNQAYIAQTNTNGNSSQNITIGTSAVTSSVNVRLSDLATQDYTFEVVSDTTALAEYNQRNETSYKPLPASLYSLSSNEVKIEKGKSVSSDVTLTINPLTQALKDSGQKYAVALRLKSKDGKYDVLNSGSSMVYILDQVVYQAVPIINATHNIHFAMRQTYDLSQWTVEMNVNMSKLGKGLGELNNQTLFGAWGNDGGEIYTRFGDAPIEGNRLQIKTQGTQMNSKQLFNANQWYHLAFVCTGTKLYLYVNGALDNSMDLPGKNTNLSNRINFGNTDYLKADVKVSELRFWTVARTQAQIANNMYACDAKSTGLEAYWKCNEGQGDTFHDATGHGNTGKCVAVPTWEQNVRIDGK; translated from the coding sequence ATGAAATACAATATTTCTAAGCTTTTCATCGGAGCTGTAGCTATGGCTTCTCTGACAATGCTGGCTTCTTGTGAGAATGCTGAATATTCGCCTCTTTCTAATCAGGCGTATATCGCACAGACCAATACTAATGGTAACTCAAGTCAGAATATTACTATCGGTACGTCGGCTGTCACTTCTTCTGTGAACGTGCGTCTCTCTGACCTCGCTACACAGGACTATACCTTCGAGGTGGTAAGTGACACAACGGCACTTGCTGAATACAATCAGCGTAACGAGACTTCTTACAAGCCACTGCCTGCAAGTCTTTACTCACTCTCTTCTAACGAGGTGAAGATTGAGAAGGGTAAGTCGGTTTCTTCTGATGTGACACTGACGATTAACCCATTGACACAGGCACTGAAGGACAGCGGTCAGAAGTATGCTGTTGCCCTCCGTCTGAAGAGTAAAGATGGCAAGTATGACGTCCTGAACTCTGGTAGTTCAATGGTTTACATCCTCGATCAGGTTGTTTATCAGGCTGTGCCAATCATTAACGCTACACATAACATTCACTTCGCAATGCGTCAGACCTATGATCTTTCACAGTGGACTGTCGAGATGAACGTGAACATGAGCAAGCTCGGTAAGGGACTTGGCGAACTTAACAACCAGACACTCTTCGGTGCATGGGGTAACGATGGTGGTGAGATTTATACTCGCTTCGGTGATGCTCCTATCGAGGGTAACCGTCTGCAGATTAAGACACAGGGTACACAGATGAACAGTAAGCAGCTCTTTAACGCTAACCAGTGGTACCACCTCGCATTCGTTTGCACAGGTACAAAGCTCTACCTCTATGTTAACGGTGCGCTTGATAACTCTATGGACCTCCCTGGTAAGAATACTAACCTCAGCAACCGAATCAACTTCGGTAACACTGATTATCTGAAGGCAGACGTGAAGGTAAGCGAACTTCGCTTCTGGACCGTGGCTCGTACACAGGCTCAGATTGCTAACAATATGTATGCTTGCGATGCTAAGAGCACCGGCTTGGAGGCATACTGGAAGTGTAACGAGGGTCAGGGTGATACCTTCCATGATGCAACAGGTCACGGCAACACCGGTAAGTGTGTAGCTGTTCCAACCTGGGAGCAGAACGTAAGAATCGATGGTAAATAA
- a CDS encoding discoidin domain-containing protein: MKINVFKSVLAASLVAATLASCQSEPEVGSTLYPTAEENYSAKAYLYTGTSDGNKLLLAGEKSASAVTLANDSAKFYVRLSSPAEKDVTVTLAATSDGVEANSSEEVMSTDAISLSKTSVTFAKGQQVSEPIVVKLVNGDALKNLTMLKNGVTSVVIKSVDGAETAKTNTKVLVTTNFTFNNINASGTLNADKQIALNEYQMSTTLSSSNAAKLNDGDNNTYVYSYTYYEPEFTMAFNSTKELIGVGILCNYTSYGYGVKKVAVATSLDGKTWTNMGTATAASTYDDDTPFPIVFNTPVTCKFVKLTILQSFDESENPRFLIGEIGAYEYLDWSL; this comes from the coding sequence ATGAAAATAAACGTATTCAAGTCAGTGCTGGCAGCCTCTTTGGTTGCTGCCACACTGGCATCTTGTCAGAGCGAGCCAGAAGTTGGTAGCACGCTCTACCCAACAGCAGAAGAGAACTACTCTGCAAAGGCTTACCTCTATACTGGTACCAGTGACGGCAACAAGTTATTGCTCGCTGGTGAGAAGTCTGCATCAGCTGTTACCTTGGCGAATGATAGCGCAAAGTTCTATGTTCGTCTCTCTTCTCCAGCAGAAAAAGATGTAACAGTAACATTGGCTGCTACATCTGATGGTGTTGAGGCAAATAGTAGCGAAGAGGTGATGAGCACTGACGCTATCAGCCTTAGCAAGACATCTGTAACCTTCGCTAAGGGTCAGCAGGTATCTGAACCAATCGTCGTTAAGTTGGTCAATGGCGATGCCCTCAAGAACTTGACTATGTTGAAGAACGGCGTTACATCTGTTGTTATCAAGAGTGTTGACGGTGCTGAAACAGCAAAGACAAACACGAAGGTATTGGTTACAACTAACTTCACCTTCAATAACATCAATGCATCTGGTACGCTCAATGCAGACAAGCAGATTGCCTTGAACGAATATCAGATGTCAACTACACTCAGCAGTTCTAATGCAGCAAAGTTGAATGATGGCGATAACAACACCTATGTGTATTCATATACCTATTATGAACCAGAGTTTACAATGGCATTCAATAGCACAAAGGAACTGATTGGTGTTGGTATCCTTTGCAACTACACAAGCTACGGATATGGTGTAAAGAAGGTGGCTGTAGCTACCAGCTTAGACGGTAAGACATGGACAAACATGGGTACTGCCACTGCAGCCTCAACCTATGATGATGATACTCCATTCCCAATTGTATTTAATACTCCAGTAACATGTAAGTTTGTTAAGCTGACAATCCTCCAGAGCTTTGACGAAAGCGAGAACCCACGTTTCTTGATTGGTGAGATTGGTGCTTACGAGTATCTTGATTGGAGCTTATGA